One genomic window of Bradyrhizobium sp. B124 includes the following:
- the rplQ gene encoding 50S ribosomal protein L17 codes for MRHGKVHRKLNRTAEHRRAMFANMAAALIKHEQIVTTLPKAKELRPIVEKLVTLGKKGGLALRRQAISELRDLDQVKKLFDTLATRYKDRQGGYTRIIKAGFRYGDNAAMAVIEFVDRDVDAKGQDSGPTQDKEAEAA; via the coding sequence ATGCGTCACGGCAAGGTTCATCGGAAGCTCAACCGCACCGCCGAGCATCGGCGTGCGATGTTCGCCAACATGGCGGCCGCGCTGATCAAGCACGAGCAGATCGTCACCACGCTGCCGAAGGCCAAGGAGTTGCGGCCGATCGTCGAGAAGCTCGTCACCCTCGGCAAGAAGGGTGGGCTGGCCCTGCGCCGCCAGGCGATCTCGGAGCTGCGCGATCTCGACCAGGTCAAGAAGCTGTTCGACACGCTGGCGACCCGCTACAAGGACCGCCAGGGCGGCTACACCCGCATCATCAAGGCCGGCTTCCGCTACGGCGACAACGCGGCGATGGCCGTGATCGAGTTCGTCGACCGCGACGTCGATGCCAAGGGCCAGGACTCCGGTCCGACCCAGGACAAGGAAGCCGAGGCGGCGTAA
- a CDS encoding DNA-directed RNA polymerase subunit alpha codes for MGEQVTIQKNWQELIRPNKLQVTPGSDASRFATVVAEPLERGFGQTLGNALRRILLSSLQGAAVQSVHIDGVLHEFSSIAGVREDVTDIVLNIKDISIKMQGEGPKRMVVKKQGPGAVTAGDIQTVGDVTVLNPDLQLCTLDDGAEIRMEFTVATGKGYVAAERNRPEDAPIGLIPVDSLFSPVRKVSYKVENTREGQILDYDKLTMTIETNGAITPEDAVAYAARILQDQLNVFVNFEEPRKEVTQEIIPDLAFNPAFLKKVDELELSVRSANCLKNDNIVYIGDLVQKSEAEMLRTPNFGRKSLNEIKEVLAQMGLHLGMEVPGWPPENIDELAKRFEDHY; via the coding sequence ATGGGTGAACAAGTGACGATCCAGAAAAATTGGCAAGAACTCATTCGACCGAACAAGCTGCAGGTGACGCCGGGCTCGGACGCGAGCCGGTTCGCCACCGTGGTCGCCGAGCCGCTCGAGCGCGGCTTCGGCCAGACGCTCGGCAACGCGCTGCGCCGCATCCTGCTGTCCTCGCTGCAGGGCGCGGCGGTGCAGTCGGTGCATATCGACGGCGTGCTGCACGAGTTCTCCTCGATTGCCGGTGTCCGTGAAGACGTCACCGACATCGTCCTCAACATCAAGGACATCTCGATCAAGATGCAGGGCGAAGGCCCCAAGCGCATGGTCGTGAAGAAGCAGGGCCCGGGCGCCGTCACCGCCGGCGACATCCAGACCGTCGGCGACGTCACCGTGCTCAATCCCGACCTGCAGCTCTGCACGCTGGACGACGGCGCCGAGATCCGCATGGAGTTCACGGTCGCGACCGGCAAGGGCTATGTCGCCGCCGAGCGCAACCGTCCCGAGGATGCGCCGATCGGCCTGATCCCGGTCGACAGCCTGTTCTCGCCGGTCCGCAAGGTCTCCTACAAGGTCGAGAACACCCGTGAGGGCCAGATCCTCGACTACGACAAGCTGACCATGACGATCGAGACCAACGGCGCGATCACGCCGGAGGACGCGGTGGCCTATGCCGCGCGCATCCTGCAGGATCAGCTCAACGTGTTCGTCAACTTCGAAGAGCCGCGCAAGGAAGTCACGCAGGAGATCATCCCCGATCTCGCGTTCAACCCGGCGTTCCTCAAGAAGGTCGACGAGCTCGAGCTGTCGGTGCGTTCGGCGAACTGCCTGAAGAACGACAACATCGTCTACATCGGCGACCTCGTGCAGAAGTCGGAAGCGGAAATGCTCCGTACCCCGAACTTCGGCCGCAAGTCGCTGAACGAGATCAAAGAAGTGCTGGCCCAGATGGGTCTGCACCTCGGCATGGAAGTGCCGGGCTGGCCGCCGGAGAACATCGACGAGCTCGCCAAGCGCTTCGAGGATCACTACTGA
- the rpsK gene encoding 30S ribosomal protein S11 — translation MGKEATRVRRRERKNIASGIAHVNSSFNNTTITITDAQGNTIAWSSAGTMGFKGSRKSTPYAAQVAAEDVSKKAQEHGMRTLEVEVAGPGSGRESALRALQAAGFTVTSIRDVTTIPHNGCRPRKRRRV, via the coding sequence ATGGGCAAGGAAGCCACCCGCGTACGTCGCCGCGAACGCAAGAACATCGCCTCCGGCATCGCGCACGTGAATTCGTCGTTCAACAACACGACCATCACCATCACCGACGCGCAGGGCAACACCATCGCCTGGTCGTCGGCCGGCACGATGGGCTTCAAGGGCTCGCGCAAGTCGACCCCCTATGCCGCGCAGGTCGCGGCTGAAGACGTCTCCAAGAAGGCGCAGGAACACGGCATGCGCACGCTGGAGGTTGAAGTGGCCGGCCCGGGTTCGGGCCGTGAGTCGGCGCTCCGTGCGCTGCAGGCTGCGGGCTTCACCGTCACCTCGATCCGCGACGTGACCACGATCCCGCACAATGGCTGCCGTCCGCGCAAGCGTCGGCGCGTTTGA